A region from the Salvelinus fontinalis isolate EN_2023a chromosome 23, ASM2944872v1, whole genome shotgun sequence genome encodes:
- the c23h2orf76 gene encoding UPF0538 protein C2orf76 homolog — MSSEAVLTVRLVRSFEHRNFKPVVFSGVNLDQPVQEFIQFVKNEVSMRAGLPPPFKNFGYDTMKIIHQAHGAKTNELVMSLEDDDKLILQDGLTLRAAGIANETELAFFRKEDYKLFKANPQPAWW; from the exons ATGTCCAGCGAGGCAGTCCTAACTGTACGGTTGGTAAGGTCTTTTGAGCACCGAAATTTCAAGCCAGTTGTATTTAGTGGCGTGAATTTAGATCAACCGGTCCAGGAATTTATCCAGTTTGTGAAAAATG AAGTTAGCATGAGAGCCGGTCTACCACCCCCCTTCAAGAATTTTGGCTATG ACACAATGAAGATCATCCACCAGGCACATGGAGCAAAG ACGAATGAGTTGGTGATGAGTTTGGAGGATGATGACAAGCTTATTCTGCAAGATGGACTAACCCTAAGAGCTGCGGGCATTG CAAATGAAACAGAATTGGCCTTCTTCAGGAAAGAGGATTATAAGCTCTTTAAAGCCAACCCCCAACCGGCCTGGTGGTAA
- the dbi gene encoding acyl-CoA-binding protein, with protein sequence MSEADFDKAAEEVKQLKAKPADAEMLRVYALFKQAKVGDVNTTRPGMLDFTGKAKWDAWEKEKGKSKEDARKEYIALVEELKGKYGV encoded by the exons ATGTCTGAG GCAGATTTTGATAAGGCTGCAGAGGAGGTGAAGCAGCTGAAGGCTAAGCCAGCAGATGCGGAGATGCTCAGGGTCTACGCTCTGTTCAAACAGGCCAAAGTGGGCGACGTCAACACCA CTCGTCCTGGGATGCTGGATTTCACTGGGAAAGCCAAGTGGGACGcctgggagaaggagaaag GGAAGAGCAAAGAGGATGCCAGGAAGGAGTACATTGCCTTGGTAGAGGAACTGAAAGGGAAGTACGGAGTCTAA
- the sctr gene encoding secretin receptor has translation MYICLFYFSVCLGNTIAAMRINRQLHRFVFIAALLDFSSNVKAIPPECDPDYILLQDELSCFKDLFKINISQADSQQPGKSCRGLWDHLNCWPHADVGETVSQPCPRFLHTTGRVYRNCTEHGWTEPFPPHEIACEYAFETFTFPFEAPRSHGYFLYVQVMYSVGYAISTASLTIATATLCLFRRLHCTRNYVHIQLFLSFILRATFIFIRDAVLFASDDHFHCDSYPVSCKIATTFSNYCIMANYSWLLAEGHYLYSLVSVSLFSQKRHLRWYIVLGWGSPMVVIVAWSLAKYTQENEGCWERRGHEGIWWILRVPVLLFIVVNLLFFLSIIRILVAKLRTQEMHRNELNQYRRLAKSTVLLVSLFGLHYVLFAFLPHKVSEIWNFIELAFASTQGFVVAVLYCFLNGEVQYEVQRRWRRWRLKQHLPGEARCQHGSMSQSVGAHTQVSFLTRGPSTRHSSLV, from the exons atgtatatttgtttattttatttctcaGTTTGTCTTGGCAATACCATAGCTGCAATGAGGATAAACAGACAATTGCATAGGTTTGTGTTTATAGCAGCTCTTCTCGACTTCTCTTCCAAT GTGAAGGCCATTCCTCCAGAATGTGACCCGGACTACATCTTACTCCAAGATGAGTTGAGCTGCTTCAAGGATCTGTTCAAGATCAACATCAGCCAGGCTGACTCTCAAcaaccaggcaagtca TGCCGAGGTTTGTGGGACCACCTGAACTGCTGGCCTCATGCTGATGTGGGAGAGACTGTGTCACAGCCATGTCCCAGATTCCTCCACACCACAG GCAGAGTATACAGGAACTGCACAGAGCACGGCTGGACTGAACCGTTTCCTCCACATGAGATAGCCTGCGAGTATGCCTTTGAGACCTTCACCTTCCCTTTTGAG GCACCCAGGTCCCATGGCTACTTCCTCTATGTGCAAGTCATGTACTCGGTGGGCTATGCTATCTCTACTGCGTCTCTTACCATCGCCACTGCCACACTCTGTCTGTTCAG GAGGCTCCACTGCACCCGTAACTACGTCCACATCCAACTGTTTCTCTCCTTCATCCTCCGAGCCACCTTCATCTTCATCAGAGATGCTGTGCTCTTCGCCTCTGATGACCACTTCCACTGTGACTCCTATCCG GTCAGCTGTAAGATTGCAACAACGTTCTCCAACTACTGCATCATGGCCAACTACAGTTGGCTGCTGGCCGAGGGACACTACCTGTACAGCCTGGTCAGtgtctccctcttctcccagaaGAGGCACCTCAGGTGGTACATCGTCCTGGGCTGGG GTTCCCCAATGGTCGTTATAGTAGCCTGGAGTTTGGCAAAATATACCCAGGAGAATGAAGG gtgctgggagaggaggggacacGAGGGGATCTGGTGGATTCTCAGAGTTCCTGTTCTCCTCTTCATCGTT GTTAACTTGCTGTTTTTTCTGAGTATCATAAGAATCCTGGTGGCCAAGTTGAGGACCCAGGAAATGCATAGAAATGAGTTGAACCAGTATAG GAGGCTTGCTAAGTCCACCGTTCTCCTGGTATCTCTCTTTGGTTTGCACTACGTCCTCTTTGCATTCCTCCCACATAAagtcagtgaaatatggaacttTATCGAGCTGGCTTTTGCTTCCACTCAG GGGTTTGTAGTAGCAGTTCTATACTGTTTTCTGAATGGAGAG GTTCAGTATGAGGTTCAGAGGAGGTGGAGGCGATGGAGGCTAAAGCAGCATCTACCTGGGGAGGCCAGGTGCCAACATGGCTCCATGAGTCAGAGTGTAGGGGCCCATACCCAGGTCTCCTTCCTGACCCGGGGACCCTCCACACGCCATTCTAGTCTGGTGTAG
- the tmem37 gene encoding voltage-dependent calcium channel gamma-like subunit, producing the protein MTILAAYKSLCCHGRNILPSCLLLLAIAEYPVTRLLITTGGRVNQFCLIFEVNTSFPLPVLPLGQVEYNTMTAIQIKVPVGAPRQRKARPPFLEVLPRSLIILCTALAIVLSSIAVCDGHRLLAGLEAVVERTASPNSTTHLGVSGVAVGLGLGHSTVFLAVAGAIFGLELLVISQVSEDRDSGWRWGLGSALVLVAVALSAGGVVVLVSLLRQQASPLGFTLTFWCQFTAVFLLFLNGMAAPHPSHGPAGTT; encoded by the exons ATGACCATACTCGCGGCGTATAAATCTCTGTGCTGTCATGGAAGGAACATTCTTCCTTCCTGTCTGCTACTCCTGGCGATAGCAGAGTATCCCGTAACCAGACTTCTAATAACTACAGGGGGGAGAGTCAATCAATTCTGTCTGATATTTGAAGTGAACACATCTTTTCCGCTGCCAGTTTTGCCTCTCGGTCAAGTGGAGTACAACACCATGACCGCTATTCAGATAAAG GTCCCAGTAGGAGCACCCCGACAGAGGAAGGCCCGGCCTCCCTTCCTGGAGGTGTTGCCCCGCAGCCTGATCATCCTCTGCACGGCCCTGGCCATTGTCCTCTCCTCCATAGCTGTGTGCGATGGACACCGGTTGCTGGCGGGCCTGGAGGCAGTGGTGGAACGAACAGCCTCACCTAACTCTACAACCCACCTAGGTGTATCTGGGGTGGCGGTCGGCCTGGGCCTGGGTCACTCTACGGTCTTCCTGGCTGTGGCGGGAGCTATCTTTGGCCTGGAGTTGCTGGTCATATCGCAGGTGAGTGAGGACCGGGACTCGGGATGGCGGTGGGGCCTGGGGTCAGCTCTGGTGCTTGTGGCGGTGGCGCTGTCGGCAGGgggagtggtggtgttggtgtctcTGCTCCGGCAGCAGGCCTCTCCTTTGGGCTTCACCCTTACCTTCTGGTGTCAGTTTACCGCAGTCTTCCTGCTCTTCCTCAACGGCATGGCAGCGCCACATCCATCACATGGCCCTGCAGGCACCACCTAG